A window of Halomicrobium zhouii genomic DNA:
CAGCGCCAGTCCGAGCGCGGTCCCGACAACCACGTCGCCAACGTAGTGCATCCCGAGAACGACTCTGGAAAGTCCGACGAGGGCGACGACGACGGCGACGCCGGTGACGGCCCGTCGGTCGTCGAGGCGGTCCCGGACAGTGACGAGGCCGCCGTAGACGACCACGGCGGCGACGGCATGCCCGCTGGGGAACCCGTATGGGTCCGCGTGGAGGGCGATCAGCCTGACGGCTTCCGGCGGTCGCGGGAGCGCGAGCGCGGCCTTGAGCCCGACGACGACGGCCAGCGCGATCAGCGCGTAGCTGACCACGGCGGCCGTCGACCGCCGCTCGTCGAGCCAATAGAGGAGCGACAGCGCCAGCAGCAGGAACGTCGCACTCCCGAGCGCCGTTATCACCCCGAACGGCGCCGCCGCGCCCGCCGGGACCGACTCCCAGATCAGTCGCGACAGCCCTTCGAGCCGAAACATGGTCGACGCATCCCCGGCGGGCCACATAAATCGGGCGACAACAGCGTCAGCGCGCCCACTCGACCATGCGACC
This region includes:
- a CDS encoding phosphatase PAP2 family protein, with the translated sequence MFRLEGLSRLIWESVPAGAAAPFGVITALGSATFLLLALSLLYWLDERRSTAAVVSYALIALAVVVGLKAALALPRPPEAVRLIALHADPYGFPSGHAVAAVVVYGGLVTVRDRLDDRRAVTGVAVVVALVGLSRVVLGMHYVGDVVVGTALGLALLAVCVRLVGDDPTRGFALAALLSVPALAVTGLGAEALLAFGGSLGGVLGGLRLDGLAELQSRFHGVVLTAVGVPFVFLTDALADGLVEPVLVVLAYTLLVAGILRLPALVHRLPLDAVRRASKPR